In one Choloepus didactylus isolate mChoDid1 chromosome 1, mChoDid1.pri, whole genome shotgun sequence genomic region, the following are encoded:
- the CAMKV gene encoding caM kinase-like vesicle-associated protein, with product MPFGCVTLGDKKNYNQPSEVTDRYDLGQVIKTEEFCEIFRAKDKATGKLHTCKKFQKRDGRKVRKAAKNEIGILKMVKHPNILQLVDVFVTRKEYFIFLELATGREVFDWILDQGYYSERDTSNVVRQVLEAVAYLHSLKIVHRNLKLENLVYYNRLKNSKIVISDFHLAKLENGLIKEPCGTPEYLAPEVVGRQRYGRPVDCWAIGVIMYILLSGNPPFYEEVEEDDYENHDKNLFRKILAGDYEFDSPYWDDISQAAKDLVTRLMEVEQDQRITAEEAISHEWISGNAASDKNIKDGVCAQIEKNFARAKWKKAVRVTTLMKRLRAPEQSSTAAAQSAPATDTTTPGAAGGATAAAASGATSAPGGGATEATEGNALAAKSDNVASADRSATPATDGSATPATDGSVTPATDGSITPATDGSVTPATDRSATPATDGRATPATEESTMPTTQSSATLATKAAATPEPALAQPDSTAAEGSTGQALPSSKGEEAAGCAQESQREETS from the exons ATGCCGTTTGGGTGTGTGACTCTGGGCGATAAGAAGAACTATAACCAGCCGTCGGAGGTGACTGACAGATATGATTTGGGACAGGTCATCAAGAC TGAGGAGTTCTGTGAGATCTTCCGGGCCAAGGACAAGGCGACCGGCAAACTGCACACCTGCAAGAAGTTCCAAAAGCGGGATGGCCGCAAGGTGCGCAAGGCAGCCAAGAACGAGATAGGCATCCTCAAGAT GGTGAAACACCCCAACATCCTGCAGCTAGTGGATGTGTTTGTGACCCGCAAGGAGTACTTCATCTTCCTAGAGCT GGCCACGGGGAGGGAGGTGTTTGACTGGATCCTGGACCAGGGCTACTACTCGGAGAGAGATACAAGCAACGTGGTGCGGCAGGTCCTCGAGGCTGTGGCCTACTTGCACTCACTCAAGATTGTGCACAGGAACCTCAAg CTGGAGAATCTGGTTTACTACAACCGGCTAAAGAACTCGAAGATTGTCATCAGTGACTTCCATCTGGCTAAGCTCGAGAATGGCCTCATCAAGGAGCCCTGTGGGACCCCCGAGTACCTGG CTCCTGAGGTGGTAGGCCGGCAGCGGTATGGACGCCCCGTGGACTGCTGGGCCATTGGAGTCATCATGTATATCCT GCTTTCAGGAAATCCACCCTTTTATGAGGAGGTAGAGGAAGATGACTATGAGAACCACGACAAGAATCTCTTCCGTAAGATCCTGGCTGGCGACTATGAGTTTGACTCTCCATACTGGGATGACATATCACAGGCGG CCAAAGACCTGGTCACCCGGCTGATGGAAGTGGAGCAAGACCAGCGGATCACTGCAGAGGAGGCCATCTCTCATGAGTG GATTTCTGGCAATGCTGCTTCTGATAAGAACATCAAGGATGGTGTTTGTGCCCAGATTGAAAAGAACTTTGCCAGAGCCAAATGGAAG AAAGCTGTCAGAGTGACCACCCTCATGAAACGGCTCCGGGCGCCGGAGCAGTCCAGCACGGCTGCAGCCCAGTCTGCCCCAGCCACAGACACTACCACCCCTGGGGCTGCAGGCGGGGCCACAGCTGCAGCTGCTAGTGGGGCCACCTCAGCCCCTGGGGGCGGTGCCACCGAAGCCACAGAGGGTAATGCTCTTGCTGCAAAGAGTGATAATGTGGCCTCCGCAGACCGTAGTGCCACTCCAGCCACAGATGGTAGTGCTACCCCAGCCACTGATGGGAGTGTCACTCCAGCCACCGATGGGAGCATCACCCCAGCCACCGATGGGAGTGTCACCCCAGCCACTGACAGGAGTGCCACTCCAGCCACAGATGGGAGAGCTACACCAGCCACAGAAGAGAGCACCATGCCCACTACCCAAAGCAGTGCCACACTGGCCACCAAGGCAGCCGCTACCCCTGAGCCGGCTCTGGCCCAGCCGGACAGCACAGCCGCAGAGGGCTCAACAGGCCAGGCTCTTCCCTCTAGTAAAGGGGAAGAGGCTGCTGGCTGTGCCCAGGAGTCTCAGAGGGAGGAGACCAGCTGA